The Gloeobacter violaceus PCC 7421 DNA window GTATCCAGGGTGGATTTGATTTTGTCCTGGAGCAGCGGATTTGGCACAAGCAAGAACTGCCGCCAAATATTCAAGTAGTAAACACCGCTTCCCCAACCGCTTCTGTACATCCTCTGCGCAAAGCGATGGAGCGGGGATAGCTCGTCGTATTCTTTCCTGGAGAGCGGCGCCCAAAACCGATCCAGAGGAGCAAAGTTGGTATAGATATGATGAAGTTGATTGTGGTTGGCATCCCAGAGGTTGAAGGCGTGCAGCAGGGGCAAAAACGCCACGCGACCCAACCACACATTTAGGGTGCTGTTTGTGGTGAGCACACCATGACCTGCATCGTGACCCACGTGAAACAGCTGCGCAATTGCCAGGCCGAGCGCAATGCTACATATCGCCTTAGCCCACCACCAGGGCAACAGCAAAAATCCTGTAAATGCTAACAAATAAACTGCAAAACAAAAGGCGAATGATGCTATTCCTCGGGGTGTAGAGCGCCTGCGGACTTCCTTGGACAGCTGTTTCCTGACGCGGCGAGCACTTGCGTAGCTCGCAACCATAGTATCAAAGCTCATAGGATTGCTTTCCGTAGGGAGAATTACAGATAATGCAACATGGTCTACATAGCTTAGACCCGCGTTTTCCACTACACTGCTATTGGTTTACATGTCGGATTGTCCTGCGTCAACACTAAATCGCAAAGAAAGAAATAATTTGTAACGACCGCTCAAAGTTGATTGCTGGCACTCACTTATTCGCGAAAACATTGAACTTTTTCCCTCTTCTGTCAAATCGGGTAAGCTGATTGCCATGGTCAGATTTTTGTAGGAGTAATCGGCCATGACTTTGTCCAGAACAGCGACAGAGACCGTCGCCTTAGTTGATTGTTATTGCAGGGCCTACGAACACCTGTTTGTAGATGTTCGGTCCTTTGAACATTTCAAGCTTCTCCACTTCGGCTTGATAGCCGTGTCGCCAAGAAAAACTTTGCCTGCAATCGCCAGAGTCCTTGGCACAGAAGACGCTCAGGCTTTGCATCACTTCGTGGCCAACTCGCCCTGGGATGCAAGAATTTTACGGCAACAACGCCTAAATCTGGTGCGGCAGACTTTGCGGCAACGCCCGTTTCTTTTGTGCATCGACGAAACTGGCGACAGAAAAAAAGGCCGAACTACGGATTACGCCGCCAGGCAGTACATCACCAATCTAGGTAGAGTCGAAAATGGAATCGTCTCGGTCAATGCCTGCGGCGTGTTGGATGGAGCTGTTTTTCCGCTGACCTTTAAAGTATTCAAACCCGAGCACAAACTGAAGTCCTCTGACCAGTACAAAAGCAAGTCACAGTTGGCTGTGCAGATTATTGAAGAGTTGATGGGGCAGGAGTTTTGTTTCGAGATGGTATTAGCCGATTGTCTTTACGGAGAAAGCAGACAGTTCATCGAAGCGCTGGAGGGCTGGGGATTCAAATACGCAGTGATGCTCAGGGGTAGCCAGGGGGTATGGATGCCGCAAGGAAGGAACATTCGCTTGACACGGTGGCGGCAGTTCAACTGCGTCTTCGACGCTGATGAGCACCAGCCGTACTACATCCGGGAGGCTCTTTTTGGCCGCAGGCTGACGCCGCGTTTCTGCTTTGTCACTACCGATCCCAGGCTGTTGCCGGTAGAAACGACACGGCTGATCATGACCGACCTGGAAGGCGATTTACCCGGGATCGTCGGTCACTACTACCGTTTGCGCGCCCGGATTGTGCAGCGCTTCAAACGGATGAAAAACGGCTTGGGTTGGGCCGACTATCGGCTGACGGAATACGCGGCGATCGAGCGTTGGTGGGAATTGGTGCTCAGTGCCTGCTGGATGGTGAGCCAACAGTCGCAAGCCTTCGCCGAATCGCTCGCTTTTTGGGCGGACGGATCTGAGCGCTCCGTTTTGACAGAAGAGACGCCGGAGCCGTAGGGTCTGTGGCCGGGCGACGATTTAAGCGTCCACCGCCCAGGGCACCGCGAGCCGGAACAGCCACTTAAACAGCGCGTCGATAGCCAGGCCAATCAGGCCGATGACCAGGATGCCCACGAAGATCTCGTCGGTTTTCAAAAAGCGCTGCGAGACGAGGATCCGGTAGCCCAACCCGGAGTTGGCCGCCACCAGTTCGGCCACCACCACAAAGTTCCAGGCGGTGGCGATGTTGATGCGCAGGGTGTCGATGACGCTGGGCAAGGTGGCAGGCAGGATCACCCGAAAAAAGGCGTCCCGCCGGCCCGCCCCGAGGGTGTAGCTCACCTTCAGCCAATCGGCGGGCACGAACTTGACGGCGTCGGCCACCATCAGTGTGTTGTAGAAAAAACTGCCGATAAAGATGATCGCGACCTTGGCCGGTTCATCGAGACCCACCCAGAGAATAATCAGCGGAATAAAGGCGGCGGCGGGCATATAGCGAAACAGACCGAGCACCGGCTCGAACAATCCCTCGACGAGCTTGAAGGTGCCGATGAGCAGCCCCAGGGGAATGGCCACCAGGGCCGAGAGCAAAAACCCGAGTCCGACCCGCGACAGACTGGCCAGGCTGTCGTTTAGCAAGTCACCGCTCTGGGCAAGGCGCACCGCCGCCTGCCACACCGCTAGGGGAGTGGGCACAAACAGCGGGTCCACCCGACCGCCGACGCTGAGCAGCACCCAACCTGCCAGGGGCACGGCGATCGACAGGGTCATAGCGAGCAGATAGGCATTTTTAGGGACGTCGGTGCGGATGCCCAAAAGTGGCCGGGGGCGTGGCCGAAACGGCTCGCCGCTCCGCGCTGGGCGTGCGGTCGTATCGACGGTGTTGCTCATCGGGTCTCCTCGGCGAGGGGTACGCGGGCACGCAGCAGGTCCAAGATGTCCTGCTCGATTTGCTGGAAAGCGGCGGTACGCTTGCAAGCCAAGCACCGATCCCGGCCCAGGGACACGTGCACCTCCCGGGCGATGCGGCCGGGCCGGGCCGACATCGCGTAGACGCGGTCGGCCAGAAACACCGCCTCTTCGACATCGTGGGTGATCATCAGCACCGTGATCCCGGTGCGGCGCACCACGGAGAGCAAAAATTCCTGCAGCGTCTCTTTGGTCTGGCAGTCGAGGGCGCCGAAGGGTTCATCGAGCAAGAGAATTTGCGGTTCGTTGACCATTGCCCGGGCGATGGCGGCGCGCTGCTTCATGCCGCCGGAAAGGGCGCGCGGCAGGCTGTCGGCAAATTTGGCAAGTCCCACGATCTCCAGGTAATGATCGACCCGCTCGCGCCGTTCGGGCGCGCTCTGCTTGCGCAGCTTCAAACCAAACTCGACATTGCCCCGCACGCTCAGCCAGGGATAGAGCGTGTAGTTCTGAAAGACCATGCCCCGGTCGGCTCCCGGTCCGGCCACAGGACTGCCGCTCAGGAGCACTTCGCCGGCCGATGGGTCCTCGAGGCCCGCGACGATATTGAGCAAGGTCGATTTGCCGCAGCCGGAAGCGCCCACCAGGCAGGCAAATTCCCCGGCTTTCACACTCATCGAGATATCGTCGAGCACCAGCAGCGGCCCGCTTTTGGTGGAGAACAGTTTACTTAAGTGCCGGATTTGCAGGGTGGGTGGGTCGGTCATCTCTGGGTAGCGCGCGCGGCAAGGACGAAGCGGGGATCGACGACGTTGGTCAGATCCGGAACGGCCGGGATCTGGCCCTGGTCTTTGAGGAAGCGGGCGAGCGACTGCAGGGCGTTCGGCAGATAGCTTTTGCTGTTGGGGTTGGTGAGCATGTCGATGTTGAGGGCAAGGTCCGCCAGTTGCAGCCCGCGCAGATAGTCTTCGACTTCCGCCGGGGTGATATTGAGCAGACGGGCGGTGAGGGCGTAGCCCGCCTGGGGGTCGGCCTGCAAGTCGGCCAGCCCCTTCAAGACAGCATCCACGAAGCCCTGTACCACCTCGGGGTGCGCTTGGACAAACCGGGCATCGAAGACGTAGATGTCGCTAATCGCATCCGGCAGGCGCGCAGAATCGAACAAAATCCGCCCATCGGCCTGCGCCCGGTTGGCCGAACCCAAATAAGGCGCGTAGGTGACCGCCGCTTCCACCTGGCCGCTGCGGTAGGCGGCCCCGGCGGCGTCGGGTGGGGTGTTGATGATCGTGATGTCTCGACCGCTCAGTCCCGCCCCGGCAATCGCCTGCAAGAAGAAAAAATGGCTCACCGAACCCAGTTCGAGGGCGACTTTGCGCCCCTTGAGGTCGGCCAGATCCCGGATGCTGTGGCGCGCCAGGATGCCGTCGCCCCCCACCGAGCGATCGACCACCATCACCACGCGCAGATCCTTTCCTTTCGCCCGCACATCCACCGCCCCGGCGGTGACCTCGGCCCCCCCCTCGAGCTTGCCCCCCGCGAAGGCGAGGGTGCCCTGGCCGGGGCTCGGGAAGTTGCGCACATTGAACGCCTCGGGCAGATAGCCTTTCTCGCGGGCGATATAGAGCGGCGTGTAGCCGACCCAATCGACGATCCCAAAGGACGTCCCCGCCGGGCGCGTCGCGCCGTCCCCACCGCCGGTACAGCCGGCAAGCGCGAGCCCGCCCAGGGTCAGAACGCTGCGGCGTGTCCATCGGTGCAAAGCAAAATCGGCCAGGTCCATGCGCGGTCCGCGGTTCCCCGAAGCGGGGATTGGCCCATGGTGTCACCGGTTCCCGAGTCGTTCAGTGACTTTCAATACGTTCCATCCGTCCTGCCGGGCCAATCTGTCGCACCGGACACAGGAGCGCTCCGCCGCCGGGGTACACTGGGCTCGATGTGATGAGACTGGTGCAAGGGCGAGCCCGGCAGGAGTGTTTGTGGTGGGCGGCAAGTTCTGGAGCGTTCTGGTGTCCCTGGCTTTACTTGCCGCCTCGGCGGGGGCGGCGGCCCAGACAAAACCACCCGCCCCGGCCCCCTCGGCCCCCGAGGATGTGCCGGTGCCGGTACCGGGCAGCCTGGGGCTTGCAGGCGCTCGCTGTGCCGACATCTCCCGCTACTTGAACGCCCGCGCCGCCGTCAATCCGTCCCTTTCGCCCGACGGGGGCGAACTTGTCTACCGCACCGGCGTCTCCGGCCAGCCGCAACTGTGGGTCAACGGTCCGGACGGGCCGCGCCAGATCACCTTCGGCGAGAGCGTCAATATCGCCGCATGGTCCCCGGCGGGCGATGGGATCGCCTACTCGGTCGATCGCGGCGGCGACGAGCGCGAGGGCTACTATTTCATCTCCCCCGACGGCAAGCGCGAGCGCGAACTGGTCGCCCCCGCCGATTCGTTTCGAGTCTGGGGGGGCTTCTCGCGCGACGGCAGCCAGGTGGCCTACGCTGCCACCGAGCCGGGCAAAGCCGATTTCAACGTCTACGTACTCACCGTCGCCACCGGCCAGACGCGCCGGGTCTTGAGCGGCCAGGCGGGGATCTACCCGGTAGCCTGGCGGCCGGATGGCAAGGCCCTGGTGCTCTCGCGGGTGCGCGGCGAGGATGCCAACGATCTGCTCTATCTGGATCTGACGACGGGCCAGGCGAGCGATCTGCTCGCGCCGCCCGAAGCCTCCGCCTACACCCAGATCGCCTGGACGCCGGACGGTAAAGGATTTTATCTTTCCACCAATCAAGATCGCGACTTTGCTGCCCTCGCCTACTACGACTTTGCCGCCCGCAAACTGCGCACCGTCGAGACTCCGGCCCACGACGTGGAGGCAGTGGCCCTCTCGGGCGACGGCCGCTACTTAGCCTGGAGTGAAAACGTCGGTGGTTTCTCCGAGGCGCGGCTAAGGGATCTGCGCACCAATCGGACCGTGCCGATTCTCGGTCTACCCAAAGGCGTGATCCAGACGCTGAGTTGGGCGGAGCGCGCCCCACGCCTGGCTTTTCAGGTGTCCGGTCCCCAGGTGCCGGGGGATGTCTGGGTGCTCAACGCCCAGCGCGGCGACCTCAAGCGGGTCACCAAATCCGCCACCGGCGGTCTGGACGAGAGCACCTTCGTCATTCCCGCAGCGGTGTCCTTCAAAAGCCACGACGGCGAAACGATTTACGGCCTGCTGTACCGGCCTGCCGGGGCGACGACCCGCACGCTCCCCCCGGCGGTGGTGATGGTCCACGGCGGCCCCACCGCCCAGGCGCGGCCCGACTTCGACGCTGCGACCCAGTATCTGGTGGCCAGAGGTTACGCAATACTCGATCTCAATTTCCGCGGTTCCACCGGCTACGGCAAGCGCTTCGCCCGCCTCGACAACGGCCGATTGCGCCCCAACGCCGTCAAGGACATGGCTTCGGCGGTCGAATGGCTGGGCACCCAGGACCTCGACAACCGGCGGGTAGCGGTGATGGGAGGTTCCTACGGCGGCTACATGACCTTTGCCGCCCTCACGACTTTG harbors:
- a CDS encoding S9 family peptidase, translated to MVGGKFWSVLVSLALLAASAGAAAQTKPPAPAPSAPEDVPVPVPGSLGLAGARCADISRYLNARAAVNPSLSPDGGELVYRTGVSGQPQLWVNGPDGPRQITFGESVNIAAWSPAGDGIAYSVDRGGDEREGYYFISPDGKRERELVAPADSFRVWGGFSRDGSQVAYAATEPGKADFNVYVLTVATGQTRRVLSGQAGIYPVAWRPDGKALVLSRVRGEDANDLLYLDLTTGQASDLLAPPEASAYTQIAWTPDGKGFYLSTNQDRDFAALAYYDFAARKLRTVETPAHDVEAVALSGDGRYLAWSENVGGFSEARLRDLRTNRTVPILGLPKGVIQTLSWAERAPRLAFQVSGPQVPGDVWVLNAQRGDLKRVTKSATGGLDESTFVIPAAVSFKSHDGETIYGLLYRPAGATTRTLPPAVVMVHGGPTAQARPDFDAATQYLVARGYAILDLNFRGSTGYGKRFARLDNGRLRPNAVKDMASAVEWLGTQDLDNRRVAVMGGSYGGYMTFAALTTLPDVFQAGVGFVGVSNWVTALEGASPQLKASDRYEYGNIDDPAEREFFTQLSPITYVKQVRSPLMVLHGANDPRDPVGEADQLVDALRSQGGDVEYLRFPDEGHSIRKLTNRVIAYRRIAAFLERTIGKGIAVCGG
- a CDS encoding ABC transporter permease; the protein is MSNTVDTTARPARSGEPFRPRPRPLLGIRTDVPKNAYLLAMTLSIAVPLAGWVLLSVGGRVDPLFVPTPLAVWQAAVRLAQSGDLLNDSLASLSRVGLGFLLSALVAIPLGLLIGTFKLVEGLFEPVLGLFRYMPAAAFIPLIILWVGLDEPAKVAIIFIGSFFYNTLMVADAVKFVPADWLKVSYTLGAGRRDAFFRVILPATLPSVIDTLRINIATAWNFVVVAELVAANSGLGYRILVSQRFLKTDEIFVGILVIGLIGLAIDALFKWLFRLAVPWAVDA
- a CDS encoding ABC transporter ATP-binding protein → MTDPPTLQIRHLSKLFSTKSGPLLVLDDISMSVKAGEFACLVGASGCGKSTLLNIVAGLEDPSAGEVLLSGSPVAGPGADRGMVFQNYTLYPWLSVRGNVEFGLKLRKQSAPERRERVDHYLEIVGLAKFADSLPRALSGGMKQRAAIARAMVNEPQILLLDEPFGALDCQTKETLQEFLLSVVRRTGITVLMITHDVEEAVFLADRVYAMSARPGRIAREVHVSLGRDRCLACKRTAAFQQIEQDILDLLRARVPLAEETR
- a CDS encoding fatty acid desaturase, yielding MSFDTMVASYASARRVRKQLSKEVRRRSTPRGIASFAFCFAVYLLAFTGFLLLPWWWAKAICSIALGLAIAQLFHVGHDAGHGVLTTNSTLNVWLGRVAFLPLLHAFNLWDANHNQLHHIYTNFAPLDRFWAPLSRKEYDELSPLHRFAQRMYRSGWGSGVYYLNIWRQFLLVPNPLLQDKIKSTLDTWLVFGFGSVQILLLIWVPNWLADVTGWPVMPWWVSILGGLVVPMLIWSWLLGTATYLQHNHPSIAWYSKFEEWSFYRGQVGSTVHIKLPAFWRLLTWNLMEHTAHHVDVGISFAKLNDAQQLLQKAYGEHITADALSWGSFLDTLRRCKLYDYENHRWLDFDGNSTIAGTNLRVPEQP
- a CDS encoding IS701 family transposase, with the protein product MTLSRTATETVALVDCYCRAYEHLFVDVRSFEHFKLLHFGLIAVSPRKTLPAIARVLGTEDAQALHHFVANSPWDARILRQQRLNLVRQTLRQRPFLLCIDETGDRKKGRTTDYAARQYITNLGRVENGIVSVNACGVLDGAVFPLTFKVFKPEHKLKSSDQYKSKSQLAVQIIEELMGQEFCFEMVLADCLYGESRQFIEALEGWGFKYAVMLRGSQGVWMPQGRNIRLTRWRQFNCVFDADEHQPYYIREALFGRRLTPRFCFVTTDPRLLPVETTRLIMTDLEGDLPGIVGHYYRLRARIVQRFKRMKNGLGWADYRLTEYAAIERWWELVLSACWMVSQQSQAFAESLAFWADGSERSVLTEETPEP
- a CDS encoding ABC transporter substrate-binding protein, whose product is MDLADFALHRWTRRSVLTLGGLALAGCTGGGDGATRPAGTSFGIVDWVGYTPLYIAREKGYLPEAFNVRNFPSPGQGTLAFAGGKLEGGAEVTAGAVDVRAKGKDLRVVMVVDRSVGGDGILARHSIRDLADLKGRKVALELGSVSHFFFLQAIAGAGLSGRDITIINTPPDAAGAAYRSGQVEAAVTYAPYLGSANRAQADGRILFDSARLPDAISDIYVFDARFVQAHPEVVQGFVDAVLKGLADLQADPQAGYALTARLLNITPAEVEDYLRGLQLADLALNIDMLTNPNSKSYLPNALQSLARFLKDQGQIPAVPDLTNVVDPRFVLAARATQR